In a genomic window of Thalassotalea piscium:
- the dnaK gene encoding molecular chaperone DnaK: MGKIIGIDLGTTNSCVAVLDGDKVRVIENAEGDRTTPSIIAYTDEGETLVGQPAKRQSVTNPKNTLFAIKRLIGRRFDDKEVQRDIDIMPFGIVKADNGDAWVTARDKNVAPPQVSAEVLKKMKKTAEDYLGEEVTEAVITVPAYFNDSQRQATKDAGRIAGLEVKRIINEPTAAALAYGMDKQEGDKVVAVYDLGGGTFDISIIEIDEVEGEHTFEVLATNGDTHLGGEDFDNRLINYLVAEFKKDSGMDLTKDPLAMQRLKEGAEKAKCELSSAQSTDVNLPYITADASGPKHMNIKVSRAKLESLVEDMVKATLEPLKQALKDADLSVSDINDVILVGGQTRMPLVQKTVTEFFGKEPRKDVNPDEAVASGAAIQGGVLSGDVTDVLLLDVTPLSLGIETMGGVMTKVIDKNTTIPTKQSQTFSTADDNQSAVTVHVVQGERKQASANKSLGQFNLEGIPAAPRGTPQIEVTFDIDADGILHVTAKDKNTGKEQKITIKASSGLSDDEVDQMVRDAEANADADAKFEELVTARNQADGMIHATRTQVTEAGDDLPSEDKDKIEAAITDLEAAIKGDSKEEIDAKSQALMEASAKLMEIAQAKSQAGAAPEGGADEAQAQSDAGDDVVDAEFEEVKDDNK, translated from the coding sequence ATGGGCAAAATTATAGGTATTGACCTAGGGACAACAAACTCATGTGTTGCTGTTTTAGATGGCGACAAAGTGCGTGTTATTGAAAACGCTGAAGGCGATCGTACAACCCCTTCTATTATTGCGTATACAGATGAAGGTGAAACGTTAGTTGGACAACCAGCTAAACGTCAATCAGTAACTAACCCTAAAAACACATTATTTGCAATTAAACGTTTAATTGGTCGTCGGTTTGATGATAAAGAAGTTCAACGTGATATTGATATTATGCCATTTGGTATTGTTAAAGCCGACAATGGTGATGCTTGGGTAACAGCCCGAGATAAAAACGTTGCTCCACCACAAGTTTCTGCTGAAGTTTTAAAGAAAATGAAAAAAACAGCAGAAGACTATTTAGGTGAAGAAGTAACAGAAGCAGTTATCACAGTACCTGCTTACTTTAACGACTCACAACGTCAAGCAACAAAAGATGCTGGGCGTATTGCTGGCCTAGAAGTTAAGCGTATTATTAACGAGCCTACGGCTGCTGCGTTAGCTTACGGCATGGACAAGCAAGAAGGTGACAAAGTTGTAGCGGTATACGACTTAGGTGGTGGTACTTTTGATATCTCAATTATTGAAATTGATGAAGTTGAAGGCGAGCACACATTTGAAGTATTAGCGACCAATGGTGATACACACTTAGGTGGTGAAGATTTCGATAACCGTTTAATCAACTATCTTGTTGCTGAGTTCAAGAAAGATTCAGGTATGGACTTAACAAAAGATCCATTAGCAATGCAACGTTTGAAAGAAGGTGCAGAAAAAGCTAAATGCGAACTTTCTTCAGCTCAATCTACTGATGTGAACTTACCTTATATCACTGCAGATGCTTCTGGTCCTAAGCATATGAACATTAAAGTATCACGTGCTAAATTAGAATCACTAGTTGAAGATATGGTAAAAGCAACATTAGAACCACTGAAGCAAGCACTTAAAGATGCTGATTTATCAGTTAGCGATATCAACGATGTTATTTTGGTTGGTGGTCAAACACGTATGCCATTAGTACAAAAAACGGTTACTGAGTTTTTTGGTAAAGAACCTCGTAAAGATGTTAACCCTGATGAAGCAGTAGCTTCAGGCGCAGCAATTCAAGGTGGTGTATTATCTGGTGATGTAACCGACGTATTATTGTTAGATGTTACGCCATTATCATTAGGTATTGAGACTATGGGCGGTGTGATGACTAAGGTTATCGATAAGAACACTACAATCCCAACTAAACAGTCACAAACATTCTCTACAGCAGATGACAACCAGTCAGCGGTTACCGTGCATGTTGTACAAGGTGAGCGTAAGCAAGCCTCTGCTAACAAGTCTTTAGGACAGTTCAACCTAGAAGGTATTCCTGCAGCACCACGCGGAACACCACAGATTGAAGTTACCTTTGATATTGATGCGGATGGTATCTTACACGTAACAGCTAAAGACAAAAATACGGGTAAAGAGCAAAAAATTACGATTAAAGCATCTTCTGGTTTATCAGATGATGAAGTTGATCAAATGGTACGTGATGCAGAAGCAAATGCTGATGCTGATGCTAAATTTGAAGAACTAGTAACTGCTCGTAACCAAGCTGACGGAATGATTCACGCTACACGTACCCAAGTGACGGAAGCAGGTGATGACTTACCAAGCGAAGACAAAGATAAAATTGAAGCAGCTATTACTGACTTAGAAGCAGCGATTAAAGGCGACAGCAAAGAAGAAATCGATGCTAAGTCTCAAGCATTAATGGAAGCTTCAGCTAAGTTAATGGAAATTGCACAAGCTAAATCACAAGCTGGAGCAGCACCAGAAGGTGGCGCTGATGAAGCACAAGCTCAGTCTGACGCTGGCGATGATGTTGTTGATGCTGAATTTGAAGAAGTTAAAGACGATAATAAATAA